The window ATTCTTTGTCGCTTCTTACCCAGCCTTCTCTTAGCAAGAtccaaatgaaaagacaatctttttCATCGGGACAGCTCCCATTTTCATGGGAAATCACTTTGATGGGGGTATAGGAAATACTGCAGAGACCTAACTCATTCAACAGATTGAGTTTATGTGCTACACCTAGTGTGACTCTAAGCCTTTTATTTTCGTATTGACTCCTTGCAACAATCCTAGAAGGTGGGAGCTATTGTtaccattttatagttgagggtACTGAGGGATACAGAAGTTATGTTACCTGCTCAGAGTTACagaactagtaagtggcagagtcatACTACAAACCCAGGCACGTTGCCCCAGCACGTATGCTCTTTATCACCAAGTGGTGTGAGATGACAGAGGAGGGAAAAACTGATCTCTTAGAGGTATCAGGAAATGTGGCTTTTCATCTGGATCAGAAAGATAACAGGAGTTTGTAGGATGGAACAGTGTTCAAGGCAAATGGCATttgcagagatacagacagatgTGAAAGCCCATGGaggggcatcccgggtggctcagcggtttagcgccaccttcagcccagggcgtgatcctggagacatgggatggagtcccacatagggctccctgcagggagcctgcttctccctctgcctgtgtctatgcctctctctctgcatctctctgtgtctctcatggataaataaataaaatcttaaaaaaaaaaagaaagaaagaaagaaagaaagaaagcccatgGAACTTTGAGGGCATATTAAATTGTTTGGTAGGGTTGAAGCACATGGTATGAGGATATGCAAGGAGTGGGGGTTGGTGGCAGTTGAGAATCAGCAGGAACCAGATTTGAAAGAGACTTGTGTGCCTGGCCTAGGTGATGAGAAATGGCATGTAATTATTAAGTAGTTCTGGTCAGGGAATGGAGGAAGTTACTCTGGAGAAGTCTGAAAGGGAGGAACAGCATTAGGCTAAAAGATTTGAACCAGTTTCTAGCTCAAGTGTTGCTGGAGGCTTCTAGGTTTCAAGAACCATTCTTTCCCCTTGCTTTCCAAGGTTTGGGCTCCTTTCCTTTCAAAACCCGGAAGGAGCTGCAGAGTCGGAAAGCTAAGAGTGAAGCTTTCACTTTGGCCGATCTGAAGCAACTGCCAGAGCTGAACCCACCAGTGCTGATGCCCAACGGAAATGTGGGGACTCCTCTGCAGGTCTTTTTGGAGTTGATCCGGGCCTGCCGCCTACCCCCTCGGATCATCACCCAGCTACAGCTCCAGTTCCCTAAGACAGGCTCTTCCCGGCGCTATGGCAACGTTCCATTCAAGTATGAGGACTCAGAGACTGTGGAGCAGGAAGAGCTTGTGTACACAGCTGAAGGCGAAGAAATACCCCAAGGAACCAGCCTAGCAGACATACCAGCCAGCTCCCATGGAGagccagaggaggaaggggaaaacgAGGAGGAAGAGTCACACTCAGATGATGTGAGTACGGTGAGCTACCCTGTCCTTGCTGGCAGCTTAAAGAGGGTAATAGAGCATTAATACTATCACTCTTCAACTGCATATTACAATAGTTCTAAACATGCAACCTTCTCAGGGGGGTTCCAGAATTAGAACTCCCTGACATTGAATATAAAACTGCATTTGCATGTGCATATATGCAtttctttgagggtttttttttttttttttttttgaggggtttttatCAGAAGATTCTCAAAGGGGTCTTCTTTGCATTCTCTTAGAAGGAATGTGAggaggttcctttttttttatttatttatttatttatttatgatagtcacaaagagagagagagagagagagagagaggcagagacataggcagagggagaagtaggctccatgccgggagcccaacgtgggattcgatcccaggtctccaggatcgcgccctgggccaaaggcaggcgctaaaccgctgcgccacccagggatcccctaggaggTTCCTTTTCATAGATGAAAATGGACCATCCAAGAAATTAAAGTCATGTAAGGAAGTAGAGGCAGAGCTGAGATGTGAACTTGGTCCCCTTTGCTGCTTGTCTAACCTCTGTGTGCTTTCATTATGTGGCTGAGAAGTCACCTCTATTTTCTGACCTTGAGTCTGTGGCTTGGACACTAGCCTCCACTCTAATTTTATCAatgaaatagacatttcttctacttttttccaaatttggttgttcatctataaaatcagGAAAGGTGTGATTTTTGGGGgggaaacgtgtgtgtgtgtgcatactctgggtaaaaaaataattcatctgtGTCTTCAAAGCTGCCagcctggggacgcctgggtggctcagtggttgggcacctgccttcggctcgggtcatgatcccgggatccgggatcgagtcccacattgggctccctgagaggagcctgcttctccctttgcctatgtctgtctctcatgaataaataaataaatcttaaaaaaaaaaaaaaaaagctgccagcCCAGAGTTGCTAACATCTGTACCACATCCTTAGTGTAGTACCATCTGGACTTTTTCCCCAGCAGCTGTTCTGCAGCAGTGATACCTGGGGCCTCCTGGGAGTTTAACTAGGACAGGTGCCCCCAAGATTTCAAGTCCAGAGTCATCCTATCATTCTGCAATTCCTAGCATTTGTACACACAGGCTAGTGCAGGATTCCAGAGACACTCCAAGATCCATTTCCTGCTTTGAAAGAGTCTAAAATCTccctgaagagagagagaagcagtatCTGGAAAGGCTGTGTGGCATGGCAACCTGGGTttgaaccctggctctgccactctctTGATGTATTATCGTGGATCAATTCACTTTACTCCTCTAAACCCAGGTCTCCTCGTCTGTAGAACGGGAATGATGATACTTACCTCACAGCATTATTGGGCTGATCAAAGGAGCTAAGTAATGAGAAGGGTCTGATACACAGTAGACAATAGGTATTAGTTGTTATCCCCTCTTTATGATGTAATGTATAGAGGCCTAAACAGTGTGTATCGAACTCCTCCATACTGAGGAGTTCGGAGGCCAGCAAGAGTGCTGTGGGCCTCAGTGAAGGGGGCTTCATGTAGAACTGTACAACTTGAGGGATGAGGATTTGCCACGTGAAGAAATGGTGGTGGACAGATATTTCCAGCAGGATACAACATGGCTAAAAGCAGAGCGGTTAAGAGTCagtcaggggatgcctgggtggctcagcggttgagcgtctgcctttggcccagggtgtgatccccggatccaagatcgagtcccacatcaggctccttccagggagcctgcttctccctcagcctatgtctctgcctctccccccagctgtgtctctcattaataaataaataaaaattaaaaaaacaaaaagtcgggcagccctggtggcacagtggtttagcgccgcctgcagcccggggtgtgatcctggagacccgggatctagtcccgcatcgggcttcctgcatggagcttgctcctccctctgcctgtgttgtgtctctgcctctctctctctctcgctctctctgaataaataaataaatacatctttaaaaaaaaaaagtgatccctgggtggcgcagcggtttggcgcctgcctttggcccagggcgcaatcctggagacccgggatcaaatcccacatcaggctcccggtgcatggagcctgcttctccctctgcctgtgtctctgcctctctctctctctctctgtgactatcataaataaataaaaattaaaaaaaattaaaaaaaaaagttgggcttGGGGTAGGGTGCCAAGTATGTTGAGGCACAAGGGATGGAGAGATGTGTAGGGCAAGGCCTGGAGGACCAAATATGTGCTGCTTCTaagagaaatttggaagaatGGAGCTGAGGGCCTGTCTCACAAGCCTCCTGTGCCAAGCTGCCCTCCATGCAGGCCTGAGGTCAGGAGGCTGGACAGGCAAGTCACCTCTCCCCACCTTCTCCAAGGACGACGACCGGGGTGAGGAGTGGGAGCGGCATGAAGCCCTGCATGAGGATGTGACTGGACAGGAGCGTACCACTGAGCGGCTCTTCGAGGAGGAGATAGAGCTCAAGTGGGAGAAGGGCGGGTCCGGCCTGGTGTTTTACACAGATGCCCAGTTCtggcaggaggaagaaggaggtaaggccagaggcaggggcaggagtgaTCCCTGGTGCctttagtcagggttctccattCCACATGGTGGATTCTCTGGCAGTGAGGCCATATAAAGGGCTATGGAAGAGGCTTACCTTGATTGTGTATGAGAGACCAGTCATCCTTTTTAGGGGCGGGAGGTTAGTGGAGTGGAGAaaaagtgacacacacacacacacacacacacacacaccccagaagaGACTTAAAAATGCAATCAAAAGCTccaagatgggatgcctgggtggctcagcggtttgagtgcctgccttcagcccagggtgtgatcctagggtcccgggatcaagtcccacattaggctccctgcatggagcctgcttctccctctgcctgtgtctctgcctctttctgtatctcttatgaataaataaataaaatcttaaaaaaaaaaaacctccaagtTCTAAAACATATGTCTAAGTTTAGATTGAATTCTGAACAGAACTGCGAGTCCTTAGCTTACTCTGTGCTTTTTATCTGCAGACTTTGATGAACAGACAGCCGATGACTGGGATGTGGATATGAGTGTGTACTATGACACAGGTACTGGGCCAGGGGTTGCAGTATGGGGAGGTAGAACTGGTGCCCTGGCCTTGCAGTGACACTTACGTGACACCCTGCTTAGCAAAGGCTGGGATGGAACCAGTTCCCTTGGGGTAGCCCACTGAGAGAGTTCCTCTCTTAAAACATCTCCAGTTGTGTGCATTAAGTGCTGGTTGTGGACAgagtctttttcctttgtttgtggAGGAAGGATATGTAGAGTCAGCCCTCAGAGAGCTCTGGTTCTGATGGGCAGGCCCTGGTAGAGTGGGAGGGTCAAGAGCTCAGGCTTTAAGAGTTTAGATTCTGGAGTCAAAAATGACctaggtggggggtggtggtaggAAGGGAATTCCTGGGTTCTAATTTCATTTCTCACCTTTTGGCTGTATGACTTTTCTGTACCAATCTCCTCATTTGTAAGATGGGAAAGGCAGGGTTCCTATTCTTGGCCAGCGCCCAGTCTaatgagagaaataataataaagtaataaaactgaggggtacctgggtagctcagttatttgagcatttgccttcagctcaggtcttgattccagagccctgggatccagccctaagccaggctccccactcagcaaagagtctgcccctcccccttgcacgtgctctctccctctctctctctcaaataaataaaaaataaaaataaataataaaataccctaAAGATGAAAGTGTAAATCTTGTGAGGAGGTCCTAGAAacctgatttttccccctttctgctGAGAGAGTCCCTTCTGCAAACTGAGCTCTACTTTCTCAGATGGTGGAGACAAGGATGCTCGAGACTCTGTCCAAATGCGTCTGGAACGGAGACTTCGTGATGGCCAGGAGGATGGCTCTGTGATCAAATGCCAAGTGGGCACCTTTGAGCGCCATACCAAGGTAAGTGCTGTGCCTAGCCTGTTGACCTATTTTTCTCCATCCCCattcctcaccccacccccccactccctaCAAGAATCCCATACTCTTGAGTCTTCTCTTTTCCCTGCACAGGGCATTGGACGCAAGGTGATGGAACggcagggctgggctgagggCCAGGGTCTGGGGAGCCAGTGCTCAGGGGTACCTGAGGCTCTGGATAGTGATGGCCAGCACCCTAGATGCAAGCGTGGATTGGGGTGAGTATGACCAAGGGACTTGGCCCCAGCTAGCCTTTCATCTGTACCCTggtttcccccttccctctcgTGTTGGGATGGGTGCTAGAGACTCCTAGGGAATGAACTTCAAAGCAGAATTAGAAGGAAAAGGTAGATGTggcactatttctttttttagaccAAGCCCTAAGGCTTGACAGGATTCCTGATCTCCTGGGGGAGTCATACCCCCTGGTCTGAGGAGTCTGGACTTTGTGATTGCCATTAGGGAGTGCCTATAAGTCACAGAATGGTGACAGTTGTTCTAAACTCTGTGTACTATTTAAACTGAAAACAGTATGTGAGACCCCAGGTTGCTGGCACTGTCAGTGAATAGATAAGGAGACTGAAGAGCAAAGATCCAAATTTAAAGGCTCTGTCTTGGGACAAACCAGACATGTAATAGCTGCTTCTCTGTCCTTTCCCAACCTATTAAGAGCAGCCCTCTGACCGTGAGCCCTTTTTAATGCAGGTACCATGGAGAGAAGCTACAGCCATTTGGGCAACTGAAGAGGCCTCGTGGAACTGGCTTGGGGCTCATCTCTACCATCTATGATGAGCCCCTACCTCAAGACCAGGGGGAGTCGCTGCTCCGACGCCAGCCACCCACCAGCATGAAGTTTCGGTCGGACATGGCCTTTGTGAGGAGTTCCAGCTGTGCCTTGGACAACCCCTCAGAGCCCGAGTGACAGTTTTGGGGCCTTCCTTAGAATCACTCATACCTGCATAGTGGCAGCCCTCTGCCTTGGCCTTACCTCCCACCACAGCGCAAAGAACTTCGGGAGCAGCAATCTCTGCAGTGTGTTCAGGGTGCTTTATTTTGAACTTGCCTTCTGGCTCTCTACCTCAAGGGCATTCTTCCCCAAAGCCCCCCATCCTCCTCTTTTAATATTAGGACTTAAAGACCTTTCGTTGGCCTCCTAACCCAAGGCCGTTTGGGCTTGCCCACGTTGCCTCCCCCAGTACCTTGAAGAGCAGTATTGAATGAAGTTCTCAGCACAATCTTCgttgggggccgggggggtgTCACTAAAGGTCAGAAAGGCGGGGTAATGGACCTGGAAAGAGGACTCCTGGGCTTGGAAGAGTCGATCGTGGGGCGGGCGCTCCATCGCCAACCCCCGTAGCTGGCTGGGACCGGCAGCGGCAAGGCCGCGGGACGTGGCCCGGGTGTGCGACCTGACGGGTTAATAAAGTTTACCACCGATCTCTCTTTTTGTCTTGTAATTTGGGCCGGGGGAAGGTCGGTTAAAGCTGGGTTAGGGTCCCCACCCCAGGGCCGTTCGCCGAGCGGGTAGAAACGCTGCGCGTGGCCACGCCCCTCGACGCCAGGTTGCGCCATCACCGTGGGGGCGGGACTTCCTCTCGGGCCGTCGCCGTTTCCGACGTCGTCCGGAAGTCGGGTGCTGCTCCGGTGAGTACCGGGCCATTCGGCCCCTTTGCACCGCCAGGTTACTTGTGCTTCTTCTGGGGACACTCGGGCATCGCCGCCGGCCTCCGACGAGGTGCACGACG is drawn from Vulpes lagopus strain Blue_001 chromosome 8, ASM1834538v1, whole genome shotgun sequence and contains these coding sequences:
- the GPATCH3 gene encoding G patch domain-containing protein 3 — its product is MAVPGEAEEEATVYLIVSGIPSGLRSAQLRSYFSQFREQRGCGFLCFHYRHRPERAPSQAAPDSALTPVGQVLAQTSLTDAHAPSTPDSAPAQTRTCCCVISVRGAAQAQQLLRMYSGRRWLDSQGTWLPGRCFIRRLRLPTEASGLGSFPFKTRKELQSRKAKSEAFTLADLKQLPELNPPVLMPNGNVGTPLQVFLELIRACRLPPRIITQLQLQFPKTGSSRRYGNVPFKYEDSETVEQEELVYTAEGEEIPQGTSLADIPASSHGEPEEEGENEEEESHSDDDDDRGEEWERHEALHEDVTGQERTTERLFEEEIELKWEKGGSGLVFYTDAQFWQEEEGDFDEQTADDWDVDMSVYYDTDGGDKDARDSVQMRLERRLRDGQEDGSVIKCQVGTFERHTKGIGRKVMERQGWAEGQGLGSQCSGVPEALDSDGQHPRCKRGLGYHGEKLQPFGQLKRPRGTGLGLISTIYDEPLPQDQGESLLRRQPPTSMKFRSDMAFVRSSSCALDNPSEPE